From a single Opitutaceae bacterium genomic region:
- a CDS encoding RluA family pseudouridine synthase, with amino-acid sequence MTDPEHVAAGPSADPGAEPIGELGFEVPEGTRDQRADKSLVAAFPGQSRAGLQRLLAEGLVRREGAVLSKSDRVRAGDRITITFPPPTPSALEPIDLDLEVLLDDREFLVINKPAGLTVHPGAGTRGDTLVHGLLALCRGQLSGIGGVERPGIVHRLDRETSGVLVVAKTDAAHRGLAGQFAQRSLRKEYLTLIRGIPKTLQGRIDLAISRHPTERHRMTTGQQGRSRPSLTEWTIERTFQGRFSLLRCRIHTGRTHQIRVHLSAIGHPVLGDRVYGFRPRPEDPIRIPRVMLHAALLEFAHPMTGDNLVVEAPLPEDFREVLAALDS; translated from the coding sequence ATGACGGATCCCGAGCATGTCGCGGCGGGGCCATCGGCAGATCCCGGCGCCGAGCCGATCGGAGAATTGGGATTCGAGGTGCCGGAAGGCACCCGGGACCAGCGGGCGGACAAGTCCCTTGTCGCTGCCTTTCCAGGCCAGAGCCGGGCGGGTCTTCAGCGCCTGTTGGCGGAGGGTCTGGTCCGGCGGGAAGGTGCGGTCCTTTCCAAGAGCGACCGGGTTCGGGCAGGTGACCGGATCACCATTACCTTCCCTCCGCCCACACCTTCCGCCCTGGAGCCGATCGATCTCGATCTGGAGGTGCTGCTCGACGATCGCGAGTTTCTCGTGATCAATAAACCAGCCGGACTGACCGTGCATCCGGGGGCGGGAACCCGTGGGGATACTCTCGTTCACGGGCTTCTGGCACTGTGCCGGGGACAACTCAGCGGGATCGGCGGAGTCGAACGGCCGGGAATTGTCCACCGATTGGACCGGGAGACCAGCGGGGTGCTGGTGGTGGCCAAGACCGATGCAGCCCATCGGGGGCTGGCCGGGCAATTCGCCCAACGAAGCCTGCGCAAGGAATACCTGACCCTGATCCGGGGAATCCCGAAAACTCTGCAAGGACGGATCGACCTGGCCATTTCCCGTCACCCGACCGAGCGGCACCGCATGACCACCGGGCAACAGGGTCGATCACGTCCTTCCCTGACGGAATGGACGATCGAGAGGACCTTTCAGGGCAGATTCAGTCTGTTGCGCTGTCGTATCCATACTGGAAGGACGCATCAGATCCGGGTCCACCTCAGTGCGATCGGGCACCCGGTCCTCGGAGACCGGGTCTACGGTTTTCGACCAAGGCCTGAGGATCCGATCCGAATCCCACGGGTCATGCTCCATGCGGCGCTCCTCGAGTTTGCCCATCCGATGACCGGCGATAACCTTGTGGTCGAGGCTCCGCTCCCGGAGGATTTCCGGGAAGTTCTGGCGGCCCTGGACTCGTGA
- a CDS encoding adenosine deaminase — MPSSDACQRRKPTSISRGASYRLIQKLEPERFRENPPFWADDFRYPSFEEFEKTLLDHAILWYTSPERYHEAASIIFEGLRNRNVRYVETSFHLGIVEYFDIPGPAIVDAIRSAAPVGMEVRVFAGMLRNNYTPVMKPIIDDLHRWEHLAGVDLHGVEVWDLEAWTAPVWREVRAAGKVTKAHAGEFGGAGNVRQVIEELGVRRVQHGVRSVEDPAVVELLGEVGATLDICPISNLKLGVVPSLREHPIRQLFDAGIRCTVSTDDPFSFGNTLSEEYEALARDLGFTRAELIRIARNGFEVADISEVLRAEAMAELDVLENALA; from the coding sequence ATTCCTTCATCCGACGCCTGCCAAAGACGGAAACCCACCTCCATATCGAGGGGCGCTTCCTACAGACTGATCCAGAAACTCGAGCCGGAGCGGTTTCGCGAGAATCCGCCGTTTTGGGCCGATGATTTCCGTTATCCTTCATTCGAGGAGTTTGAGAAAACCCTGCTCGATCATGCCATACTCTGGTACACTTCTCCCGAGCGTTACCATGAGGCGGCCTCGATCATCTTCGAGGGATTGCGGAACCGGAACGTCCGCTATGTGGAGACCAGCTTTCATCTGGGAATCGTGGAGTACTTCGACATACCGGGTCCGGCCATTGTCGATGCGATCCGGTCGGCGGCCCCGGTCGGCATGGAAGTCCGGGTCTTCGCCGGCATGCTGCGCAACAATTACACACCCGTCATGAAACCGATCATCGACGACCTTCATCGATGGGAACACCTGGCCGGGGTTGATCTTCATGGTGTCGAGGTGTGGGATCTCGAGGCCTGGACGGCGCCGGTCTGGCGGGAAGTCCGCGCCGCCGGGAAGGTGACCAAGGCGCATGCCGGTGAGTTTGGCGGGGCGGGCAACGTCCGCCAGGTCATTGAGGAACTCGGTGTGCGGCGGGTTCAGCATGGCGTCCGATCGGTGGAGGATCCGGCGGTGGTCGAACTGTTGGGCGAGGTCGGTGCGACGCTTGATATCTGTCCGATCAGCAATCTGAAATTGGGCGTGGTCCCATCTCTGCGGGAACATCCCATCCGGCAGCTCTTTGATGCCGGTATCCGCTGCACAGTCAGCACGGATGATCCGTTTTCATTTGGAAACACCCTGAGTGAGGAATACGAGGCACTTGCCCGGGATCTCGGCTTCACTCGCGCGGAGCTGATCCGGATTGCCCGAAACGGCTTTGAGGTGGCGGATATTTCGGAGGTTCTCCGGGCCGAAGCCATGGCTGAACTGGATGTGTTGGAAAACGCCCTGGCCTAG
- a CDS encoding aminopeptidase: MKDPRCDRLAEVLVGHSTRLEAGQHLLIEAQDVPDQIVVSLIEAARRRGAHPHVEITRGTITRALSLQATEAQIRAKAALDLHRFKKMDAYIALRGSENTFTMSDVPVERQNMISRLMRPVQDQRVNHTKWVVLRWPTSSMAQQARMPTEAFEDFFYRVCTLDYGRMAAGMKALNALMTRTDRVRIVGPGTDLSFSLKGLGAVSCGGLRNIPDGEVFSCPVRDSVEGVIQYNVPSLYRGVVFDGIRFVFRKGRIVEATSNRTDQLNAILDADPGARYVGEFSLGFNPHIREPMLDTLFDEKIAGSFHFTPGQAYKQVDNGNRSQVHWDIVCIQRPDHGGGEVYFDGKLIRKDGLFVPAGLRKLNPEYLVA; this comes from the coding sequence ATGAAAGATCCCCGTTGCGACAGACTGGCCGAGGTTCTCGTCGGTCATTCCACTCGTCTGGAGGCCGGCCAGCATCTTCTGATCGAGGCACAGGACGTCCCTGATCAGATTGTGGTCTCCCTGATCGAGGCCGCTCGGCGCCGCGGGGCTCATCCTCATGTCGAGATCACGCGGGGAACGATCACTCGTGCGCTTTCCCTTCAGGCCACTGAAGCGCAGATCCGTGCGAAGGCCGCTCTCGACCTTCATCGTTTCAAGAAGATGGATGCCTATATCGCGCTGCGGGGCTCAGAAAACACCTTCACGATGAGCGATGTGCCGGTTGAGCGGCAGAACATGATCTCGAGGCTGATGCGGCCGGTCCAGGATCAGCGGGTCAATCACACCAAATGGGTGGTGCTGCGTTGGCCGACATCGAGCATGGCCCAGCAGGCTCGGATGCCGACCGAGGCCTTCGAGGATTTCTTCTATCGGGTCTGCACCCTTGATTATGGACGGATGGCGGCGGGAATGAAGGCGTTGAACGCCCTGATGACGCGGACCGACCGGGTCCGGATCGTGGGCCCCGGAACGGATTTGAGTTTTTCCCTGAAGGGACTTGGGGCGGTTTCCTGCGGTGGGCTTCGCAATATCCCCGACGGAGAGGTCTTCAGTTGCCCGGTTCGCGACAGCGTCGAGGGAGTGATTCAGTACAACGTGCCGTCCCTTTACCGGGGTGTCGTCTTTGACGGCATCAGGTTTGTCTTCCGCAAGGGAAGAATCGTTGAGGCCACCAGCAATCGCACCGACCAGCTCAACGCCATCCTTGATGCCGATCCGGGGGCACGGTATGTCGGTGAGTTCTCCCTCGGTTTCAATCCGCATATCCGCGAGCCGATGCTGGATACGCTGTTTGACGAGAAGATCGCGGGTTCCTTCCACTTCACTCCCGGCCAGGCCTACAAGCAGGTCGACAACGGCAATCGAAGCCAGGTCCACTGGGATATTGTCTGTATCCAGAGGCCTGATCACGGAGGTGGTGAAGTTTATTTCGACGGAAAACTGATCCGCAAGGACGGGCTCTTTGTTCCGGCGGGCCTCCGGAAACTGAATCCCGAATACCTGGTCGCCTGA
- the lpxK gene encoding tetraacyldisaccharide 4'-kinase: MLLSRLKKSLQVFEQYTIDVIFERRRGKRAAVFKAFLHANSLLFSGIVQLRLWLYRQRILHDQHLGCLVVVVGNLTVGGTGKTPVVEKFARSLAERGRKVAILSRGYKSRAEPLYRRLWRTIVTGGKPPPPRIVSDGKKVLLDSDQAGDEPYMLARNLPGVIVLVDKNRVKSGSYAIRNFGCDTLVLDDGFQYLPLKGRLNLLLVDKTNPFGNRRLLPRGIMREPVKHLKRASYVFLTKSDGTPDPELEALIRRHHPAVDIIECAHRPQYLQEVNGPLRRDLDYLRGRRVGAFSGIAAPDSFEAFLRDFGAQLLYTRRFLDHYRFSPGELDHIFDQAQEARLDFLVTTEKDAVRIDPNHHFPIPLYFLRLEIDILSGDADFEKAVSRICFPEQQGSGRRDRAG; the protein is encoded by the coding sequence ATGCTCCTGAGCAGACTTAAAAAGAGCCTGCAGGTGTTTGAGCAGTACACCATCGACGTGATTTTCGAACGTCGGCGGGGTAAGCGGGCGGCCGTGTTCAAAGCCTTCCTCCACGCCAATTCGCTCCTTTTCAGTGGAATTGTCCAACTGCGACTGTGGCTCTATCGCCAGAGAATCCTTCATGACCAGCACCTTGGTTGCCTGGTCGTGGTTGTCGGAAACCTGACGGTTGGGGGCACCGGCAAGACGCCCGTCGTCGAGAAATTCGCCCGTTCCCTGGCCGAGCGGGGGCGCAAGGTTGCGATTCTCAGCCGTGGCTACAAGAGCCGGGCCGAACCACTTTACCGGCGACTCTGGCGCACCATCGTGACAGGCGGGAAACCCCCGCCCCCCCGGATTGTAAGCGACGGGAAGAAGGTTCTCCTGGACAGTGATCAGGCCGGAGATGAACCTTATATGCTGGCGAGGAATCTGCCCGGGGTGATTGTCCTGGTGGACAAGAATCGGGTAAAGAGCGGATCATATGCGATCCGGAATTTCGGCTGCGACACCCTTGTTCTCGATGACGGATTTCAGTACCTGCCGCTGAAAGGGCGTCTCAACCTGCTTCTTGTCGACAAGACGAATCCGTTTGGCAACCGGCGTCTGCTGCCTCGGGGGATCATGCGGGAACCGGTCAAGCACCTGAAACGGGCCTCCTATGTTTTTCTGACCAAGTCCGATGGGACTCCCGACCCGGAACTCGAGGCACTGATCCGACGCCACCATCCGGCTGTCGACATCATCGAGTGCGCCCATCGACCGCAGTATCTTCAGGAGGTCAATGGTCCACTGCGCCGCGACCTTGATTATCTGCGAGGTCGGCGGGTGGGGGCCTTCAGCGGGATTGCCGCCCCGGACAGTTTTGAGGCTTTTCTACGGGATTTCGGAGCGCAGCTTCTCTATACCCGCCGGTTTCTCGATCACTACCGGTTCAGTCCCGGCGAACTCGACCATATTTTTGACCAGGCTCAGGAGGCGCGCCTGGATTTCCTGGTAACGACGGAAAAGGATGCAGTCCGGATTGACCCGAATCATCACTTTCCCATCCCCCTCTACTTCCTTCGCCTTGAGATCGATATTCTCAGTGGAGATGCGGATTTCGAGAAAGCGGTGTCGCGGATCTGCTTTCCCGAGCAGCAGGGGAGTGGACGCCGCGACCGGGCTGGTTGA
- a CDS encoding aspartate 1-decarboxylase, with the protein MVKSKIHRAEVTDRSLNYEGSLAIAADLMKEVNLHPYERILVGNMANGQRFETYAIEAPAGSGTISLNGGTAHLGGKGDLLTIMSFGFFREDEVAGHRPKVIVLADHNTRIIRKGKK; encoded by the coding sequence ATGGTCAAGTCCAAGATCCACCGGGCTGAAGTGACCGATCGCAGCCTCAATTACGAAGGCAGTCTCGCCATCGCAGCGGACTTGATGAAGGAAGTGAACCTTCATCCCTACGAAAGAATCCTTGTCGGGAACATGGCCAATGGACAGCGCTTTGAGACCTACGCAATCGAAGCCCCGGCCGGCTCCGGCACCATCAGCCTGAACGGAGGAACCGCCCACCTCGGCGGAAAAGGCGACCTCCTGACCATCATGTCGTTCGGCTTTTTCCGTGAAGACGAAGTCGCCGGTCACCGACCGAAGGTCATCGTCCTCGCCGACCACAACACCCGTATCATCCGAAAAGGAAAAAAGTGA
- a CDS encoding alanine--glyoxylate aminotransferase family protein, giving the protein MGTPPMGHRSADFVALYQSIQPRLQELFGTRDPVFLSTSSAWGVMEGSVRNLTKKRVLNCMNGAFSDKWHNVSLRCGLAASPLQFDWGRPVDPQALRRELATGHYDVVTLIHNETSTGTMSHLDQIAEVLREFPDVLSVVDAVSSFSALPIPKDELGIDVLLTGSQKALALPPGLALFSPSERALKRAASVSNRGYYFDFIEFLQNHEKGMTPSTPVISLIFALQSKLGDIFTEGVEARHSRHARLNGMIHGWLERRGFRLFPDKADASVTLSCVENNLGIDVAAMNKVLKSRFECIIDGGYGKLKGKTFRISNMGDETDETIGRLIGYLDASLDEVLTAKA; this is encoded by the coding sequence ATGGGAACCCCCCCCATGGGGCATCGCAGCGCCGATTTCGTCGCTCTTTACCAGTCGATTCAGCCCCGCCTGCAGGAGCTCTTCGGAACTAGGGACCCGGTATTTCTCAGTACCAGCAGCGCCTGGGGTGTGATGGAAGGATCCGTCCGCAACCTGACGAAAAAGCGCGTTCTCAATTGCATGAACGGTGCCTTTTCCGACAAATGGCACAACGTCTCGCTACGATGCGGTCTTGCCGCGTCGCCCCTGCAATTCGATTGGGGCCGACCGGTCGACCCGCAAGCCCTTCGTCGGGAACTCGCGACCGGTCATTATGATGTGGTCACCCTGATCCACAACGAGACATCGACCGGCACGATGAGCCATCTCGATCAGATAGCAGAGGTCCTGCGTGAGTTTCCGGATGTCCTTTCCGTGGTGGATGCCGTCAGTTCCTTCTCCGCCCTCCCCATTCCCAAGGACGAACTCGGCATCGACGTCCTGCTTACCGGATCGCAGAAAGCCCTCGCCCTGCCTCCCGGTCTCGCCCTGTTCTCGCCGTCCGAACGGGCCCTCAAGCGGGCCGCCTCCGTCTCCAACCGCGGCTACTACTTCGACTTCATCGAGTTCCTGCAGAATCACGAAAAGGGAATGACTCCGTCGACTCCGGTAATCTCCCTGATCTTCGCCCTGCAATCCAAATTGGGCGACATCTTCACTGAAGGTGTCGAAGCCCGCCATTCACGCCATGCCCGCCTCAACGGGATGATTCATGGCTGGCTCGAACGCCGCGGCTTCCGACTATTCCCGGACAAGGCCGATGCCAGTGTCACCCTGTCCTGTGTCGAAAATAATCTCGGGATCGATGTGGCCGCCATGAACAAGGTCCTCAAATCCCGCTTCGAATGCATCATCGACGGAGGCTACGGCAAGTTGAAGGGCAAGACCTTCCGCATTTCCAACATGGGCGACGAAACCGATGAAACCATCGGCCGATTGATCGGGTATCTGGACGCTTCTCTCGACGAGGTCTTGACCGCGAAGGCTTGA
- a CDS encoding DNA topoisomerase 3 yields MKTLIIAEKPSVATDICRALGKLPKNGDFYENDQYVVSSAVGHLVELAMPEDYDKKLGFWRLADLPIVPDSFELKPIEKTKKRFQELKRLLNRKDVGDVINACDAGREGELIFNYTYKLSKSKKPVRRLWMSSMTSAGIREAFEHLRSDKQMRHLADAARCRSEADWLIGINCTRGATKRMFGSRAGNVAGVGRVQTPTLAIVHEREKQIRAFIPRTYFRVVAEFGLKAGSYEGVLQRADFKRGGTDDQDRIDRIWTRAQAEAVATALGNATHARVQDEKKRTTQAAPRLYDLTTLQREANNRFGYPARRTLQIAQALYERHKMITYPRTDSKALPEDYIPVCREVLNAMQGDLAPHARLVLENGWVRPNKRVFDNAQVSDHFAIIPTPEKPKKLGEEEARIFDLIARRFIAIFHPSAQFDVTTRLTQVESHAFKTEGKILVEPGYLAVYGRELNDENGHLPPVSPADGDPARALIRNHRIDEEATRPPPRYTEATLLSAMEGAGKLVDDDDLADAMKEKGLGTPATRAQVIERLINEKYMDRDRRDLVPTDKADRLFSFLTSIEAEALTRPDLTGEWEFKLRKIEHGELDGDTFIAEIAKLTRELIERIKAPQPDSLTDIICPTDGKPMLENFNRYISQDEKLTVYKTVGGRNIDPEEVRELVGKCRTDEIGEDEIRSTIGPLKFRSKRGTDYFARLTITSEYKVKMALDRREGDEGGIAVGPDAEPVGTCPITGGDIFELTSAFVVRVKKDGEDTFPYKLSRQILSKELTLENFMTMLRNGKTDLIKGFISNRTKRPFDAFLVLKEGGRSSFEFPPRAPKKPGKAGGARKKATVQTADAAEE; encoded by the coding sequence ATGAAGACTCTGATAATTGCCGAAAAGCCGAGCGTTGCCACCGATATCTGCCGAGCCCTCGGCAAATTGCCCAAGAACGGCGACTTCTACGAAAACGACCAATACGTTGTCTCCTCGGCAGTCGGTCATCTGGTCGAGCTGGCCATGCCGGAGGATTACGACAAGAAGCTGGGTTTCTGGCGGCTGGCTGATCTTCCGATCGTGCCCGACAGCTTCGAGTTGAAGCCGATCGAAAAGACCAAGAAGCGTTTTCAGGAACTCAAACGCCTGCTCAACCGCAAGGATGTCGGCGACGTCATCAATGCCTGCGACGCCGGCCGTGAAGGCGAACTGATTTTCAACTACACCTACAAACTCTCCAAGTCGAAGAAGCCGGTCCGCCGCCTCTGGATGTCGTCGATGACCTCCGCCGGAATCCGCGAAGCCTTCGAACACCTCCGCTCCGATAAGCAGATGAGGCACCTCGCCGACGCCGCCCGCTGTCGCTCCGAGGCGGATTGGCTGATCGGGATCAATTGCACCCGCGGTGCGACCAAACGGATGTTCGGTTCGAGGGCGGGCAATGTGGCCGGGGTTGGCCGCGTACAGACTCCGACCCTCGCCATCGTCCACGAGCGGGAGAAGCAGATCCGTGCCTTCATCCCGAGGACCTATTTTCGGGTGGTCGCCGAATTCGGCCTCAAGGCCGGTTCCTATGAGGGCGTCCTTCAACGCGCCGATTTCAAACGGGGCGGCACCGACGATCAGGACCGGATTGACCGGATCTGGACCCGGGCGCAGGCCGAAGCCGTGGCCACCGCCCTGGGCAACGCAACCCATGCCCGGGTGCAGGACGAAAAAAAGCGGACCACCCAGGCCGCGCCCCGCCTTTACGACCTGACCACCCTCCAGCGCGAAGCAAACAACCGCTTCGGTTATCCCGCCCGGAGAACGCTCCAGATCGCCCAGGCTCTCTACGAGCGCCACAAGATGATCACGTATCCACGAACCGACTCGAAGGCCCTGCCCGAGGACTATATTCCGGTCTGCCGGGAAGTGCTCAACGCAATGCAGGGAGACCTCGCCCCCCACGCCAGGCTTGTCCTCGAAAACGGCTGGGTACGGCCAAACAAACGGGTTTTCGACAATGCGCAGGTCAGCGATCACTTTGCCATCATCCCCACGCCGGAGAAGCCGAAGAAGCTCGGAGAGGAAGAAGCCAGGATCTTCGACCTGATCGCCCGTCGCTTCATCGCGATTTTTCACCCTTCCGCCCAGTTCGACGTCACCACCCGCCTGACCCAAGTTGAGTCCCATGCCTTCAAGACCGAAGGCAAGATTCTGGTCGAGCCCGGCTACCTCGCCGTCTATGGACGCGAACTGAACGACGAAAACGGACACCTTCCTCCAGTCAGCCCCGCAGACGGGGATCCCGCCCGGGCCCTGATCCGGAATCATCGGATCGATGAGGAAGCCACTCGACCGCCCCCGCGTTACACCGAGGCGACCCTCCTCTCCGCCATGGAAGGCGCAGGCAAACTGGTCGACGACGACGATCTCGCCGATGCCATGAAGGAAAAGGGACTCGGCACCCCGGCCACCCGGGCCCAGGTCATTGAGCGCCTCATCAACGAGAAATACATGGATCGGGATCGGAGGGACCTCGTCCCGACCGACAAGGCGGACCGACTCTTCTCCTTCCTCACGTCGATCGAAGCCGAAGCCCTGACCCGCCCCGACCTGACCGGTGAATGGGAATTCAAGCTCCGCAAGATCGAACACGGTGAGCTCGATGGCGACACCTTCATCGCCGAAATCGCCAAGCTTACCCGGGAATTGATCGAGCGGATCAAGGCCCCGCAGCCCGATAGCCTCACCGACATCATCTGCCCGACCGATGGGAAGCCCATGTTGGAGAACTTCAACCGCTATATCTCCCAGGATGAAAAGCTGACGGTTTACAAGACGGTCGGTGGCCGGAACATTGATCCCGAGGAGGTCAGGGAACTCGTCGGCAAGTGCCGGACCGATGAAATCGGCGAGGACGAAATCCGCTCGACCATCGGGCCGCTCAAATTCCGCTCCAAGCGTGGAACCGACTATTTCGCCCGCCTCACCATCACTTCCGAATACAAGGTCAAGATGGCGCTGGATCGCAGGGAAGGCGACGAAGGCGGCATCGCGGTGGGCCCGGATGCCGAACCGGTCGGCACCTGCCCGATCACCGGTGGTGACATCTTTGAGCTGACGTCGGCCTTTGTCGTCCGGGTCAAGAAAGACGGTGAAGACACCTTTCCCTACAAGCTGAGTCGGCAGATCCTGAGCAAGGAACTCACCCTCGAGAACTTCATGACCATGCTCAGAAACGGAAAGACCGATCTGATCAAGGGGTTCATATCCAATCGCACCAAGCGACCGTTCGATGCCTTCCTCGTCCTGAAGGAAGGAGGACGAAGCAGTTTCGAATTCCCGCCCCGCGCTCCGAAGAAACCGGGTAAAGCCGGTGGTGCAAGAAAGAAGGCGACCGTCCAGACGGCCGACGCGGCCGAAGAATAG
- the menB gene encoding 1,4-dihydroxy-2-naphthoyl-CoA synthase, giving the protein MSPEWKSVKTYQDILYHKWDGIARVTINRPEKRNAFRPQTVFEMYDAFCDAREDPTIGVVLLTGAGPHTDGKYAFCSGGDQSIRGHAGYVGDDGVPRLNVLDLQKLIRSMPKVVIALVAGYAIGGGHVLHVICDLTIAADNAIFGQTGPRVGSFDGGFGSSYLARIVGQKKAREIWYLCRQYSAAEARDMGLVNRVVPVAQLEAEGVKWAREILEKSPLAIRCLKAAFNADTDGQAGLQELAGNATLLYYMSEEGAEGKNAFLEKRKPDFRRYPWLP; this is encoded by the coding sequence ATGTCTCCGGAATGGAAATCGGTCAAAACCTATCAGGATATCCTCTATCACAAATGGGACGGGATCGCCCGCGTGACGATCAATCGTCCGGAAAAGCGCAACGCCTTCCGACCGCAGACCGTCTTCGAGATGTACGATGCGTTCTGCGATGCCCGGGAGGATCCCACGATCGGGGTGGTGCTCCTGACCGGGGCCGGACCCCATACCGACGGGAAGTATGCCTTCTGTTCGGGTGGCGACCAGAGCATCCGAGGACACGCGGGTTATGTCGGTGATGATGGGGTGCCCCGTCTCAATGTCCTTGATCTGCAGAAGCTCATCCGCTCCATGCCCAAAGTGGTCATTGCGCTGGTCGCGGGCTACGCCATTGGTGGCGGGCACGTCCTGCATGTCATCTGCGACCTGACGATTGCGGCCGACAATGCGATTTTCGGACAGACCGGACCCAGGGTGGGCAGCTTCGATGGAGGATTCGGTTCGAGCTACCTCGCGCGAATTGTCGGCCAGAAGAAGGCGCGGGAAATCTGGTATCTGTGCCGGCAATACAGTGCGGCGGAGGCGCGCGACATGGGGCTGGTCAACCGGGTGGTTCCGGTGGCGCAACTCGAAGCCGAGGGGGTTAAATGGGCCCGGGAAATCCTCGAAAAAAGCCCCCTGGCGATTCGTTGCCTGAAGGCCGCGTTCAACGCGGACACCGACGGCCAGGCCGGTCTGCAGGAACTGGCGGGCAACGCCACGCTCCTCTACTATATGTCGGAAGAGGGCGCCGAAGGAAAGAACGCCTTCCTCGAGAAGCGGAAACCGGATTTTCGGCGGTATCCCTGGCTGCCCTGA
- the menD gene encoding 2-succinyl-5-enolpyruvyl-6-hydroxy-3-cyclohexene-1-carboxylic-acid synthase codes for MIRLLDASFRLIAVTSFPNPNAAASWVLAETLHRRGLEFAVISPGSRSTPLTVALAGHHGIEAIPVLDERSAGFFALGLARRTGRPVVLVCTSGTAAANYFPAVIEARESGVPLIVLTADRPPEMRECSSGQTIDQVKLYGDYPRWQVEMGVPDASEKGLRYVRQTVAQAWRRALDPVAGPVHLNLPFRDPLEPTPEANGVTCDFLGPSRGFFTHLSEVPPAAAGTVRLPAGFLRTRGVLIDGPGVVENPETHALAILKLARRLRWPVLADGVSPVRQYRKNGDPVVISHDRIFRDAGSRDFLKPDCVISFGPLPTSKALRGWLAASNAGIVFVDPGDRNLDPGHGRSIHLRGRAGDLRVPGSGRAGEGAWCASWLKAERTAARHLSRGLAAPAFPFESSVIRTVGRCLRRGTVVFAASSMTIRNVEYFWPAGRGHRFFCNRGANGIDGTLSTALGLAHGGRPTWLLTGDLALLHDANGFLCRPQFRGSLTILLINNDGGGIFEHLPIAAFEPPFETFFATPQTVDFERLSAAHGIGYRRIRSQSELEQAVRARPEPGIRLLEVRTDRKADARNLRNLFRGTGRGS; via the coding sequence ATGATCCGATTGCTGGATGCCTCCTTCCGCCTGATTGCCGTGACCTCCTTCCCCAATCCCAACGCCGCCGCCTCGTGGGTGCTGGCGGAAACCCTACACCGCCGTGGTCTGGAGTTTGCCGTCATTTCGCCGGGATCGCGATCGACGCCTCTGACCGTGGCCCTGGCCGGACATCACGGGATCGAGGCCATACCGGTGCTCGACGAAAGGTCTGCAGGTTTCTTTGCCCTTGGTCTGGCCCGGAGGACCGGACGTCCGGTGGTTCTCGTCTGCACCTCGGGTACGGCGGCAGCGAACTATTTTCCGGCCGTGATCGAGGCACGGGAAAGCGGGGTCCCTCTGATCGTTCTGACGGCGGATCGCCCGCCGGAGATGCGGGAATGTTCGTCTGGTCAGACAATCGATCAGGTCAAGCTCTATGGGGACTACCCACGCTGGCAGGTCGAAATGGGTGTGCCGGATGCATCGGAGAAGGGACTGCGATACGTCCGGCAGACGGTGGCGCAGGCCTGGAGGCGGGCGCTTGATCCGGTGGCCGGGCCGGTCCATCTCAATCTGCCCTTTCGGGATCCCCTCGAACCGACTCCGGAGGCAAACGGCGTGACCTGCGACTTCCTCGGCCCTTCGCGGGGGTTCTTTACGCATCTCTCCGAGGTCCCGCCGGCGGCCGCTGGGACGGTCCGGCTTCCGGCCGGATTCCTCCGGACCCGGGGGGTCCTCATCGATGGTCCGGGTGTGGTCGAGAATCCGGAGACCCACGCCCTCGCCATCCTCAAGCTTGCCCGCCGGTTGCGTTGGCCGGTCCTCGCGGACGGGGTGTCTCCGGTCCGGCAATACAGAAAGAACGGTGATCCGGTGGTGATCTCCCATGACCGGATTTTTCGCGACGCCGGCTCGCGCGATTTCCTGAAACCGGATTGCGTGATCAGTTTCGGCCCGCTCCCGACCAGCAAGGCTCTTCGCGGCTGGCTGGCGGCCTCGAATGCGGGGATTGTCTTTGTTGATCCCGGCGATCGTAATCTGGACCCCGGCCATGGGCGCTCGATCCACCTGCGCGGCCGGGCCGGAGACCTTCGTGTTCCCGGATCGGGCAGGGCGGGCGAGGGCGCGTGGTGTGCCTCCTGGCTCAAGGCCGAGCGAACGGCGGCACGGCACCTGTCCCGGGGGCTTGCCGCGCCGGCATTTCCCTTTGAAAGCTCTGTTATCCGGACGGTCGGCAGATGCCTCCGCCGGGGAACGGTGGTCTTTGCCGCCAGCAGCATGACGATCCGCAATGTGGAATACTTCTGGCCGGCCGGTCGAGGCCATCGCTTTTTCTGCAACCGTGGCGCCAACGGGATTGACGGAACACTCTCGACGGCACTCGGGCTGGCCCACGGAGGCCGCCCGACCTGGCTCTTGACCGGCGATCTCGCCCTGTTGCACGACGCCAATGGATTCCTTTGCCGCCCGCAGTTTCGGGGCAGTCTGACCATCCTCCTGATCAACAATGATGGGGGAGGAATTTTCGAGCATCTGCCGATTGCGGCGTTTGAGCCTCCCTTCGAGACGTTTTTCGCCACCCCGCAAACGGTGGATTTTGAGCGTCTGAGTGCGGCCCACGGAATTGGATACCGGCGAATCCGGTCTCAATCGGAACTCGAGCAGGCAGTCCGGGCCCGGCCGGAACCGGGCATCCGACTTCTGGAAGTCCGGACCGACCGGAAAGCGGACGCCCGGAATCTCAGGAACCTCTTTCGCGGGACGGGCAGGGGATCCTGA